The DNA sequence TGCCGACGTGGCAATCATCGACACCGGCGCCGCGGTGGCACGCCAGCTGCAGCGCTTGCTGGCCGCACATGACCTGCTGGCCGCTGGGCCTGCCGGCGATACCCGCTTCTGGACCAGCGCCGATCCGCAAGCGTTGAGAAAAATCCTGCCTTTGCTGTGGCATAAATCCGACAGTGTGCAAAGCTTTGCGTTGTGAAAAAAACGTGAAATCAAGCTGAACTATCGTACTACTGCCGCTTTCTACCGTTTGCCTGCCATGAGGCAGACACTAATAACAGCATCAGGAAGAAGGATGTTTCTCATGAAGAAACTGCTGTGCTTGGCGACGGCTGCCGTCGTAACCCTGGGGCAGACACTGTCGGCGCAAGCTGCCGACGTTTCGTTTTCGGTGGGCCAGACCGGCGACTCGACCATGGTCTATCGGCTGGGGCTGCAATCGAACTGGGACGCGAGCTGGTGGCAAACCAGTGTCGGCCGCCTGACCGGTTACTGGGATGGGGCCTACAGCTATTGGGACGGGGATGAGACCGCAAGCAATCACAGCCTCTCGTTCGCACCGGTATTCGTCTATGAATTTGCTGGCGACTCGGTGAAGCCGTACATCGAGGCGGGTATTGGCGTGGCAGCGTTCTCCAGTACCGAGCTGGAAGACAACGACCTGGGCTCGTCATTCCAGTTCGAAGACCGCA is a window from the Pseudomonas anuradhapurensis genome containing:
- a CDS encoding acyloxyacyl hydrolase, producing the protein MKKLLCLATAAVVTLGQTLSAQAADVSFSVGQTGDSTMVYRLGLQSNWDASWWQTSVGRLTGYWDGAYSYWDGDETASNHSLSFAPVFVYEFAGDSVKPYIEAGIGVAAFSSTELEDNDLGSSFQFEDRIGFGLRFAGGHEIGVRAIHYSNAGLKQPNDGVESYSLHYRMAL